One Leptospira johnsonii genomic region harbors:
- a CDS encoding helix-turn-helix domain-containing protein, translating to MFETTDLIHYLKAATIAQLGFLILNFLLRVKLSTRSLLGSLFTSSLIAYFICPWLDHSTNIFILILVHTGCFSVSIFFYLFVSSLFEDGFELKVWHGVLFFSLNIFCFYVFLASDIRSQSTILAKVLFSMPQVFYLGLILFTLGKVLKDKNVDLLESRREFRVIFSWVTGLYSMSVVLMEVITKDAGYSVQLDLINSSFIFVLVFFISFRIFQFRENVFPTEEIQKEEVTEEPLDENLLQKLNSLLKDQKVFLQENLTILALAKRLNVPEKKVRRLINQGLGYRNFNEFLNHFRIKEAMFILSDPDKNDFQVLRIAMDLGYGSLAPFNRAFKEIVGMTPSDFRKQNSSAK from the coding sequence ATGTTCGAAACCACAGATCTGATCCATTATTTAAAAGCAGCTACGATAGCTCAGTTGGGCTTTCTGATCTTAAATTTTCTACTCCGAGTAAAACTAAGCACCCGGAGTCTCTTAGGAAGTTTATTTACTTCTTCTTTGATCGCCTATTTTATTTGTCCTTGGCTGGATCATTCCACAAATATATTTATCCTAATACTGGTCCATACAGGCTGCTTTTCGGTTTCTATCTTTTTTTATCTATTCGTTTCCAGCCTATTCGAAGATGGATTCGAACTGAAAGTTTGGCATGGAGTATTATTTTTCTCTCTGAATATATTCTGTTTTTATGTTTTTCTGGCCTCCGATATCCGAAGCCAAAGCACAATTTTAGCCAAAGTATTATTCAGTATGCCTCAGGTATTCTACCTTGGACTTATCTTATTCACTTTAGGAAAAGTTTTAAAAGACAAGAACGTAGACCTGTTAGAATCAAGAAGAGAATTCAGAGTAATTTTTTCTTGGGTGACGGGGCTTTATAGCATGTCCGTTGTATTAATGGAAGTGATCACCAAAGACGCTGGATATTCCGTACAATTGGATCTGATCAATTCCTCCTTCATTTTCGTATTGGTATTTTTCATTTCCTTCCGGATCTTTCAATTCAGAGAGAATGTATTCCCAACTGAAGAAATACAAAAGGAAGAAGTCACCGAAGAACCTTTAGACGAAAACCTATTACAAAAGCTGAATTCTCTCCTAAAAGACCAAAAGGTGTTTCTACAAGAGAACCTGACCATCTTGGCCTTAGCAAAACGGTTAAACGTTCCTGAGAAGAAGGTCCGTAGACTCATCAATCAAGGACTAGGATACAGGAACTTTAACGAATTCCTAAATCATTTCAGAATCAAAGAAGCAATGTTCATCCTTTCGGATCCCGACAAAAATGACTTCCAGGTGCTTAGGATTGCAATGGACCTGGGTTACGGTTCTCTTGCCCCATTCAACAGGGCCTTCAAAGAAATTGTAGGAATGACCCCGAGCGATTTCAGAAAACAAAACAGTTCTGCAAAATAA
- a CDS encoding sensor histidine kinase, with the protein MLRIRISLLKFPDNDLKLIFLAFNEFSNESNIVGGISNLTEKQISFLKQEQSLYRDIISIFNWRQEIEGKGGNRIWMQQALPNLNTSLMQGSGIGALITSLGALFETAQKDDKNAIVPIAFMDLLEENFQVTKRLIKTMADAQIIFEENYLNTEELSLAEVLKIVNEQVDYMQDMLQIKKQNVVMSVLKNLESQKITISKEALKTIVREILINAMKYSPDGAEIIILYLRTENNFIMKFINPPNYKEIENLDCKNSEEIALFQPFFRLKKAVDERYSKEEFGIGLGLPIVRKLAEDMNARVYFTVTKSNIYEKEEREVCTSLQFPMISS; encoded by the coding sequence ATGCTTCGGATCCGTATCTCTCTTCTTAAATTTCCGGATAACGATTTGAAACTGATCTTTCTCGCATTTAATGAATTCTCTAATGAAAGCAATATAGTAGGAGGAATTTCGAATCTTACAGAAAAGCAGATCTCTTTCCTGAAACAGGAACAATCTTTATATAGAGATATCATTTCTATATTTAACTGGAGACAGGAGATAGAAGGGAAGGGGGGAAATCGAATTTGGATGCAGCAGGCACTTCCGAACTTGAATACTTCCCTAATGCAAGGTTCTGGGATCGGAGCTTTGATCACTTCCTTGGGAGCTTTGTTTGAAACAGCTCAGAAAGACGATAAGAACGCAATCGTTCCTATCGCATTCATGGATTTACTCGAAGAGAATTTTCAAGTTACTAAGAGACTGATTAAAACGATGGCCGACGCCCAGATTATTTTTGAAGAAAATTATCTAAATACGGAAGAATTATCTTTAGCGGAAGTTTTGAAGATCGTGAATGAACAAGTGGATTATATGCAGGATATGCTTCAGATCAAGAAGCAGAATGTAGTGATGTCTGTTTTGAAAAACTTGGAATCCCAAAAAATCACTATTAGCAAAGAAGCTTTAAAAACGATCGTTAGAGAGATCCTTATCAACGCGATGAAATATTCTCCAGATGGAGCGGAGATCATCATTCTTTATCTTAGAACAGAAAACAATTTTATAATGAAGTTTATCAATCCTCCGAATTATAAAGAGATAGAGAATTTGGACTGTAAAAATTCGGAAGAGATCGCCTTATTCCAACCTTTTTTCAGATTGAAAAAGGCGGTAGATGAACGATATTCCAAAGAGGAATTCGGGATAGGTCTAGGGTTACCAATTGTTAGAAAGTTGGCGGAAGATATGAATGCGAGAGTTTATTTTACAGTCACAAAATCCAATATCTACGAAAAAGAAGAACGCGAAGTTTGCACTTCTTTGCAGTTCCCTATGATTTCATCTTAG
- a CDS encoding protein-glutamate methylesterase/protein-glutamine glutaminase: MNGRYSVMIVDDSAVVRQNLSTILTKDPNVSEIFTASDPIFALQKMQNYWPDVIVLDIEMPRMDGISFLKKIMAERPTPIVICSSLTMEGAAVTMEAFSSGAVDIISKPKLNVGGFLEESAETFLRIVQAASQSRISKLAIPNNEKPQLSKSHMDHKLSADTTWKLVAIGTSTGGTNALETILTELPPLSPPIAIVQHMPEKFTAQFAKRLNSICQVGVKEAEQGEEIPPGRAVIAPGNRHMTIRMSGARFYVDLKDGPPINRHRPSVDVLFRSVSQQVGKNSMGIIMTGMGDDGARGLLEMKKTGAYTVAQDESSSVVFGMPKEAIELGAAESILPLRRMASEILSKAGHAGSRF, from the coding sequence ATGAACGGACGTTATTCAGTCATGATAGTGGACGACTCTGCAGTCGTTCGACAGAACTTAAGCACGATCTTGACAAAAGATCCGAATGTTTCTGAAATTTTTACCGCATCTGATCCGATATTCGCTCTTCAAAAAATGCAAAACTATTGGCCAGATGTAATCGTCCTGGATATAGAAATGCCTAGAATGGATGGAATATCCTTTTTGAAAAAGATTATGGCAGAAAGACCAACACCAATAGTGATCTGCTCTTCTCTGACCATGGAAGGAGCTGCAGTCACAATGGAGGCATTCAGTTCCGGAGCTGTGGACATCATTTCTAAACCGAAATTAAACGTAGGCGGCTTTTTGGAAGAATCAGCAGAAACTTTTTTGAGGATCGTACAGGCAGCTTCTCAATCAAGAATTTCCAAATTAGCGATCCCTAATAATGAGAAGCCACAACTATCCAAGAGTCATATGGATCATAAATTATCTGCGGATACCACTTGGAAGTTAGTCGCCATAGGAACATCCACAGGAGGAACAAACGCTTTAGAGACTATCCTAACAGAGCTACCTCCACTTTCTCCTCCGATCGCAATCGTGCAGCATATGCCGGAAAAATTTACCGCACAATTCGCTAAACGTTTGAATTCGATATGTCAGGTAGGAGTAAAGGAAGCGGAACAAGGAGAGGAAATCCCACCCGGAAGAGCCGTGATCGCTCCGGGAAATAGACATATGACTATTCGAATGAGCGGAGCCAGATTTTACGTAGATCTCAAAGACGGCCCCCCTATCAATCGACATCGACCTTCTGTGGATGTACTTTTTCGTTCTGTTTCCCAACAAGTAGGAAAGAACTCAATGGGCATTATTATGACCGGGATGGGTGATGACGGAGCAAGAGGATTATTAGAAATGAAGAAGACTGGCGCGTATACCGTCGCCCAGGACGAATCCAGTTCTGTAGTATTCGGAATGCCAAAGGAAGCAATTGAATTAGGAGCTGCAGAATCGATATTACCTTTAAGAAGAATGGCTTCCGAAATTCTTTCAAAAGCAGGGCATGCTGGAAGCCGATTCTAA
- a CDS encoding CheR family methyltransferase: MNANYTLSQSEFLSFAALIFKYTGIRMGERKKNLIVSRLSKRVRARNCNSYGEYLDIIKSDLNKEERNIFISLITTHVTHFFREPAHYNYLESILENRNNSPTKIWSAAASTGEEAYSAGLILQDKLGSDNWSVLGTDICNDSIQKARNGFYPIQGSEQIPEHYLKRYCLKGKEEFTGYFTFNSEIRSRIRFEVANLTTLDKLPGSFKPNIVFLRNVMIYFETKEKQMIIDKIESILSSGAILIIGHSESLTGIRSNFKLIRTSVYQKI; encoded by the coding sequence ATGAACGCGAATTATACCCTTAGCCAATCGGAATTCCTTTCCTTTGCGGCCCTAATATTTAAATACACAGGGATCCGCATGGGAGAAAGGAAAAAGAACCTGATCGTCAGCCGTTTATCAAAACGTGTTCGGGCCCGAAATTGTAACTCCTACGGAGAATACCTGGATATAATTAAAAGCGATCTCAATAAAGAAGAAAGAAATATTTTCATCAGTCTAATTACAACTCATGTGACTCATTTCTTCCGGGAACCTGCACATTACAACTATCTTGAAAGTATATTAGAAAATCGAAATAATTCTCCAACAAAGATATGGAGTGCAGCCGCCTCTACTGGAGAAGAAGCTTATAGCGCAGGATTGATCCTGCAGGACAAATTAGGCTCGGACAATTGGTCGGTACTTGGAACCGATATCTGTAATGATAGTATCCAAAAAGCAAGAAACGGATTTTATCCTATACAGGGCTCCGAGCAGATACCTGAACATTATCTGAAACGTTATTGCCTGAAGGGGAAAGAAGAATTCACCGGATATTTTACTTTTAATAGTGAGATCCGATCCAGGATCCGTTTCGAAGTCGCAAACCTTACAACTCTAGACAAATTGCCCGGAAGTTTCAAACCGAACATAGTCTTTCTTAGGAACGTGATGATCTATTTCGAAACAAAGGAAAAACAAATGATCATAGATAAAATAGAATCCATTCTTTCTTCTGGAGCAATACTTATTATTGGCCATTCGGAATCCCTAACAGGTATTCGAAGTAATTTTAAATTAATACGAACTTCCGTTTATCAAAAAATATGA
- a CDS encoding chemotaxis protein CheW has translation MRAMQINANQYLTFRLGQDEFGVEILKVREILEFREPTRVPRTSKFISGVINLRGNVVSVMDLAKLFQNRDIESTKRTCIIILEIPNDDNKVIAGILVDSVNEVATIPPECVDPVPAFGANIKTDFIRGIGKLDNRVIILLNPVMMLDFNEVISLYEKTEEEIENLTPTGP, from the coding sequence ATGAGAGCAATGCAAATTAACGCAAATCAGTATCTCACATTTCGATTGGGTCAGGATGAGTTTGGAGTGGAGATCCTCAAGGTAAGAGAAATTTTAGAATTTCGCGAACCTACGAGGGTCCCCAGAACATCCAAGTTTATCAGCGGAGTGATCAATCTTAGGGGGAACGTTGTCTCGGTAATGGATCTGGCTAAATTATTCCAGAATCGGGACATCGAATCGACAAAACGTACCTGCATTATCATTTTAGAAATTCCTAATGATGATAATAAAGTAATCGCAGGGATTTTAGTAGATTCGGTGAACGAAGTTGCCACCATTCCCCCGGAATGTGTGGATCCTGTTCCCGCTTTCGGGGCGAACATCAAGACAGATTTTATTCGAGGAATAGGTAAACTCGATAACAGAGTGATCATACTTCTCAATCCTGTAATGATGCTCGATTTTAACGAAGTAATCTCGCTGTATGAGAAAACCGAAGAAGAGATAGAAAACCTTACTCCGACAGGGCCATGA